Proteins from a genomic interval of Ignavibacteriota bacterium:
- a CDS encoding segregation/condensation protein A produces MYKIKLNTFEGPLDLLLFFIRRDELDIYDIPISRITKEFIEYLNLLEKLDLEIAGDFLLMAATLMQIKVRMLLPREIDEKGEAIDPRMDLVNALIEYKRYKEMSEEFSFLEANHRKVSYRGNYDKDEVVHQGEIEILLKNVTIYDLIKAFQAAIMEKPKPVLHEVKKLNVSIDEQIDFILNKVKKFGKVHFLALVKEMKEKIRIVVTFIALLELVKMGKIGLNESSKFNDFEIYALNNG; encoded by the coding sequence TTGTATAAAATAAAATTAAATACATTTGAAGGTCCGCTTGATCTTCTATTATTTTTTATACGAAGGGATGAACTGGATATTTATGATATTCCCATTTCTCGGATTACTAAGGAATTTATCGAATATTTAAATCTTTTGGAAAAGTTGGATCTTGAAATTGCGGGTGATTTTTTACTAATGGCGGCAACACTAATGCAAATAAAAGTAAGAATGTTATTACCGCGTGAAATAGATGAAAAAGGTGAAGCAATTGATCCGCGAATGGATTTGGTAAACGCCTTAATTGAGTACAAAAGATATAAGGAAATGTCGGAAGAATTTTCATTTTTAGAAGCAAATCATAGAAAAGTTTCTTATCGCGGAAATTATGATAAAGATGAAGTTGTGCATCAAGGTGAAATTGAAATACTTTTGAAAAATGTAACAATTTATGATTTGATAAAAGCATTCCAAGCTGCAATAATGGAAAAACCCAAACCAGTTTTACATGAAGTTAAAAAACTAAATGTATCTATTGACGAACAAATAGATTTTATTTTGAATAAAGTTAAAAAATTTGGTAAAGTCCACTTTTTAGCTTTAGTTAAAGAAATGAAAGAAAAAATTAGAATAGTTGTTACGTTTATTGCTTTGCTTGAATTGGTTAAAATGGGAAAAATTGGATTGAACGAATCTTCTAAATTTAATGATTTTGAAATTTACGCATTGAACAATGGATAA
- a CDS encoding glycosyltransferase, with amino-acid sequence MINYSIIIPTLNEEKLLPNLLEVICDQSLLKEYNYEVIISDGGSSDSTLDIARKFNAVIVEKKINEKQNIAMGRNAGAKSAKGNVLIFINGDVYIKNFEVFLLKIKNKFLPSEFLAMTCKVEVFPHEQKLIDLIFHSFYNFHFHALNVIGMGMGRGEFQTIRKDVFEKVNGFNEELAAGEDFDLFRRIRKYGKILFARDLVVYESPRRYRKLGHFRIFFTWLINSVYIIFTKTSKSSEWKEVR; translated from the coding sequence ATGATAAACTACAGCATAATAATTCCTACTTTAAATGAAGAAAAACTTCTTCCAAATTTATTGGAAGTAATTTGTGATCAAAGTTTATTGAAAGAATATAATTATGAAGTTATTATTTCAGATGGCGGAAGCTCGGATTCAACATTAGATATTGCAAGAAAGTTTAATGCAGTAATAGTTGAAAAAAAAATAAATGAAAAACAAAATATCGCAATGGGCAGAAATGCCGGTGCAAAATCTGCAAAAGGCAATGTTTTAATTTTTATTAACGGTGATGTTTATATAAAAAATTTTGAAGTATTTTTATTGAAAATAAAAAATAAATTTCTGCCAAGTGAATTTTTAGCGATGACGTGTAAAGTTGAAGTATTTCCTCATGAACAAAAATTAATTGATTTAATTTTTCATTCTTTTTATAATTTCCATTTTCACGCATTAAATGTAATTGGAATGGGAATGGGAAGAGGCGAATTTCAAACTATAAGAAAAGATGTTTTTGAAAAAGTAAATGGTTTCAATGAAGAACTTGCCGCGGGAGAAGATTTTGATCTGTTCAGACGAATTAGAAAATATGGTAAAATTTTGTTTGCGCGCGATTTAGTAGTGTACGAATCGCCAAGAAGATACAGAAAATTAGGACATTTTAGAATTTTCTTTACTTGGTTAATTAATAGCGTTTATATTATTTTTACAAAAACATCCAAATCATCAGAATGGAAAGAAGTCAGATAA
- the scpB gene encoding SMC-Scp complex subunit ScpB, with protein MDKIYNSIIEALIFASDDPIPADEIIKAIKEIDGDDISINIADVDNCANELNEKYKVEESSFHILKIAEGFVFGTKPEYAKYVGYLSTEKSKRRLSQAALETLAIIAYKQPITKPEIETIRGVNSDYILNTLLEKNLVTIKGRAESMGRPLLYGTTVEFLKYFGLNKITDLPKPREIEEIVKDADFIEQKRKIMMNEIEENLEQEILNTSGNDTEIE; from the coding sequence ATGGATAAAATTTATAATTCAATTATAGAAGCACTAATTTTTGCGTCTGACGACCCGATTCCGGCAGATGAAATAATTAAAGCAATAAAAGAAATTGACGGCGATGATATTTCCATCAATATTGCTGATGTTGATAATTGCGCGAACGAATTAAATGAAAAATATAAAGTTGAAGAATCTTCATTCCATATTTTAAAAATAGCCGAGGGATTTGTATTTGGGACAAAGCCGGAATACGCAAAATATGTAGGTTATTTATCTACTGAAAAAAGTAAAAGAAGGTTAAGTCAGGCTGCTTTGGAAACTCTAGCTATTATTGCATACAAACAGCCTATTACAAAACCTGAAATTGAAACAATTAGAGGCGTAAATTCTGATTATATTTTAAATACTCTTTTAGAAAAAAACTTGGTGACAATTAAAGGCAGAGCGGAATCGATGGGAAGACCATTATTATACGGTACAACTGTCGAGTTTTTAAAATATTTCGGATTAAATAAAATAACCGATCTTCCCAAACCAAGAGAAATTGAGGAAATTGTTAAAGACGCCGATTTTATTGAGCAAAAGAGAAAAATTATGATGAATGAAATTGAAGAAAATTTAGAACAAGAAATTTTAAATACGAGCGGAAATGATACAGAGATTGAATAA
- a CDS encoding DUF2279 domain-containing protein, which produces MFFFCQSNAQIISDSSKIRTPINLMSINFIQKNDPFKSEINYPILAGVGLSYSYIIYQINNYYENTWWKKDSNYIYNSKFNIVNDGTYARNIDKFGHALGTALISHFISAGFEAANIEEETCVWLGAIGGLGMQMYVEIKDGYSPIDRISGKPKWGFSPGDAVSDFLGASYFVARYYFPELNNYQLRFSYFPSKDMLDGKKPDNNFSDDYEGQKMWLSLRMKNLLPHNISEYWPSFLMLSLGYFVSGIGDYSSKKSIETYYYLAFDIDAETIPLYGKFWSFVKNTLNYIHFPMPGIQFSKNGISLALIIY; this is translated from the coding sequence ATGTTTTTTTTCTGTCAATCTAATGCGCAGATTATTTCTGATTCCTCAAAAATTAGAACGCCAATAAACTTAATGTCAATAAATTTTATTCAGAAAAATGATCCATTCAAATCTGAAATAAATTATCCGATTTTAGCTGGTGTTGGTTTGAGCTATTCTTATATCATTTATCAAATTAATAATTATTATGAAAATACTTGGTGGAAAAAAGATTCAAACTATATTTATAATAGTAAATTCAATATTGTAAACGACGGTACTTATGCTAGGAATATTGATAAATTTGGACACGCACTTGGAACAGCATTAATTTCACATTTTATTTCTGCGGGATTTGAAGCCGCAAACATTGAAGAAGAAACTTGTGTATGGTTAGGCGCAATTGGCGGGTTGGGAATGCAAATGTACGTTGAAATCAAAGACGGATATTCTCCGATTGATAGAATTTCTGGTAAACCAAAATGGGGATTTAGTCCTGGCGACGCAGTTTCCGATTTTTTGGGAGCAAGTTACTTTGTCGCGCGGTATTATTTTCCCGAATTAAATAATTATCAGTTGCGTTTCAGTTATTTTCCATCTAAGGATATGTTGGATGGTAAAAAACCTGATAATAATTTTTCAGACGATTATGAAGGTCAGAAAATGTGGTTATCATTAAGAATGAAAAATTTGCTGCCTCACAATATTTCCGAATATTGGCCTTCATTTTTAATGTTGTCTTTAGGTTATTTTGTAAGCGGAATTGGAGATTATTCAAGTAAAAAATCTATCGAGACTTATTATTATTTAGCTTTCGATATTGACGCAGAAACTATTCCGCTGTATGGAAAATTTTGGTCATTTGTTAAAAACACTTTAAATTATATTCATTTTCCAATGCCGGGAATTCAATTTTCCAAAAATGGAATTTCTTTGGCACTTATAATATATTAA
- the lysS gene encoding lysine--tRNA ligase, with protein sequence MENHEFEQDVNTLIARRFEELEEIKKMNVRPYEYSYDVDTYSKQIKNQFENYEGKTVKVAGRLMAIRKMGKASFAHIQDKDGRIQIYLKKDEIGEQYDVFKLLDIGDLIGIEGFVFKTKTEEISIHTKSLTLLAKSIRPIPIAKEVVDEQGNKKIFDQFADKELRYRQRYVDLVVNPHIKDVFVKRSKIISSLRNFLDKNDFLEVETPVLQSLYGGASAKPFITHHNALDITLYLRIADELYLKRLIVGGLDRVYEISKDFRNEGMDKTHNPEFTMMELYVAYKDYEWMMNFVEEMIYNLSNEVLGTSKINIEGNEIDFKPPWKRISMVDEIKKETNIDVLEIAKEDLAKEVKKRGIKLTGGESKGKLIDELFSAVVEPRLIQPTFVMDYPVELSPLAKKHRTREGLVERFEGYVLGREICNAFSELNDPIDQKERFEEQVRFIEEGDEEAHQIDEDYVRALEYGMPPTAGLGVGIDRLTMLLTNQPSIRDVILFPQMRPEK encoded by the coding sequence TTGGAAAACCATGAATTTGAACAGGATGTAAATACGCTTATTGCGAGAAGATTTGAGGAACTTGAAGAAATTAAAAAGATGAATGTTCGACCTTATGAATATTCTTATGATGTTGATACTTATTCAAAACAAATAAAAAATCAATTTGAAAATTACGAAGGTAAAACCGTAAAAGTTGCCGGCAGACTAATGGCAATTAGAAAAATGGGTAAAGCTTCATTCGCTCATATTCAAGATAAAGACGGAAGAATACAAATTTATTTAAAGAAAGATGAAATTGGTGAACAATACGACGTTTTTAAATTATTGGATATTGGTGATTTAATAGGAATTGAAGGATTTGTATTCAAAACAAAAACTGAAGAAATTTCAATTCATACAAAATCATTAACTTTATTGGCAAAATCAATTCGACCAATTCCAATTGCGAAAGAAGTAGTTGACGAACAAGGAAATAAAAAAATATTCGATCAATTTGCCGATAAAGAATTACGTTACAGACAAAGATACGTTGATCTTGTTGTTAATCCACATATAAAAGATGTATTTGTTAAACGTTCAAAAATTATAAGTTCTTTGAGAAACTTTTTGGATAAAAACGATTTCCTTGAAGTGGAGACACCGGTTTTACAATCTTTATACGGCGGAGCATCGGCAAAACCGTTTATTACTCACCATAATGCGCTTGATATAACTTTGTATTTAAGAATTGCCGATGAACTTTATCTAAAGAGATTAATTGTAGGCGGACTTGACAGAGTATATGAAATTTCAAAAGATTTCAGAAACGAAGGAATGGATAAAACGCATAATCCTGAATTTACAATGATGGAACTTTATGTTGCGTATAAAGATTATGAATGGATGATGAATTTTGTTGAAGAAATGATTTATAATTTATCAAATGAAGTTTTGGGAACTTCAAAAATTAATATTGAAGGGAATGAAATTGATTTCAAACCGCCTTGGAAGAGAATATCAATGGTTGATGAAATTAAAAAAGAAACAAATATTGATGTTTTGGAAATAGCAAAAGAAGATTTGGCCAAAGAAGTTAAAAAACGCGGAATAAAATTGACCGGCGGCGAAAGCAAGGGAAAATTAATTGATGAATTATTTTCTGCCGTCGTCGAGCCTAGATTAATTCAGCCTACATTCGTAATGGATTATCCGGTTGAACTTTCGCCATTAGCAAAAAAACACAGAACCAGAGAAGGACTAGTTGAAAGATTTGAAGGCTATGTTTTAGGCAGAGAAATTTGCAATGCTTTTAGTGAATTAAACGATCCGATTGATCAAAAAGAAAGATTTGAGGAACAAGTTAGATTTATTGAAGAAGGTGATGAAGAAGCGCATCAAATTGATGAAGATTATGTTAGAGCTTTGGAATATGGAATGCCTCCAACAGCTGGACTTGGCGTTGGAATTGATAGATTAACAATGCTTTTAACAAATCAGCCTTCTATTAGAGATGTAATTCTTTTTCCGCAAATGAGACCGGAAAAATAA
- the trpS gene encoding tryptophan--tRNA ligase, which translates to MRPTGKLHLGHFVGALENWVKLQNEYDSFHLIADLHVLTTQLETDQIYQNTIDMVIDWLAVGLDPQKAPIFRQSKIKEHCELFLIFSMLVTKARLERNPTLKDQVRDLNIENIIYGHLGYPVLQSADILLYKGEFVPVGEDQVPHVEITREIARKFNNQYGFVFEEPKPLLTSFSRLVGLDGDAKMSKSLGNTILLSDEPQEVINKLKKAKTDPNKLRKNDPGNPDICLVFSYHKKFNESEIPEIDVGCRSGALGCVDCKMKCAAKMNLFLSPILEKRKELENNISQVEEIINNGESRARVVAQNTMHEVREAMKLG; encoded by the coding sequence ATGAGACCAACAGGAAAATTACATCTTGGTCATTTTGTCGGTGCCTTGGAAAATTGGGTAAAACTTCAAAACGAATATGACAGCTTTCACTTAATTGCTGATCTTCACGTTTTAACAACGCAACTTGAAACGGATCAAATTTACCAAAATACAATAGATATGGTAATTGATTGGCTAGCAGTTGGATTAGATCCTCAAAAAGCTCCAATTTTTAGGCAATCTAAAATAAAAGAGCATTGTGAATTGTTTTTAATTTTTTCTATGTTGGTTACAAAAGCCAGACTAGAACGTAATCCAACTTTAAAAGATCAAGTTAGAGATTTAAATATTGAAAATATTATTTACGGACATTTAGGATATCCGGTTTTACAATCAGCCGATATTTTGCTGTACAAAGGCGAATTTGTTCCTGTTGGCGAAGATCAAGTGCCTCATGTTGAAATTACAAGAGAAATTGCGCGAAAATTCAATAATCAATATGGATTTGTTTTTGAAGAACCCAAGCCATTGCTTACTTCTTTTTCAAGATTAGTTGGTTTGGATGGTGACGCAAAAATGAGTAAATCATTAGGGAACACAATTCTTCTTTCAGATGAACCGCAAGAAGTTATTAACAAATTAAAAAAAGCAAAAACCGATCCCAATAAATTACGAAAAAACGATCCTGGAAACCCTGATATTTGTTTGGTTTTCAGTTATCATAAAAAGTTCAATGAATCGGAAATACCTGAAATTGATGTCGGCTGCAGAAGCGGAGCGTTAGGCTGTGTTGACTGCAAAATGAAATGTGCGGCAAAAATGAACTTATTTTTAAGTCCGATTCTTGAAAAAAGAAAAGAGCTTGAAAATAATATAAGTCAAGTTGAAGAGATAATTAATAATGGTGAATCAAGAGCAAGAGTTGTTGCGCAAAATACAATGCATGAAGTAAGAGAAGCAATGAAGTTGGGATAA
- a CDS encoding rRNA pseudouridine synthase: MNKYLSECGIASRRKSDLLIQEGRVKVNGKIVFELGIKVDTEKDEILIDGEKSKAQRKIYFLLNKPKGVITTTKDEKDRTTVVDLINTREKIFPVGRLDFNTTGLLILTNDGDFSNYLTHPRNEIEREYEVKLDKPLLKEHREELLKGIYIEKRKSKFVNISFPKENNYFIVRVITVEGRNHFVKRMFDNFQYNVVELSRIRFGKLTLKDLRRGESRILTEKEIKFLMNKN, translated from the coding sequence TTGAATAAATATTTATCTGAATGCGGAATCGCATCAAGAAGGAAATCCGATTTGCTGATTCAAGAAGGCAGAGTTAAAGTTAACGGAAAAATTGTTTTTGAACTTGGAATAAAAGTCGATACGGAAAAAGACGAAATTTTAATTGACGGTGAAAAAAGTAAAGCGCAAAGGAAAATTTATTTTTTGCTTAATAAACCCAAAGGTGTTATTACAACAACAAAAGACGAAAAAGATAGAACTACGGTCGTTGATTTGATAAATACTAGAGAGAAGATTTTTCCTGTTGGAAGATTGGATTTTAACACAACCGGACTTTTAATACTTACAAATGACGGCGATTTTTCAAATTATTTAACCCATCCCAGAAATGAAATTGAAAGAGAGTATGAAGTTAAATTAGATAAACCTTTGCTGAAAGAACATAGAGAAGAATTGTTAAAGGGAATTTATATTGAAAAAAGAAAAAGTAAATTTGTAAATATCTCTTTCCCTAAAGAAAATAATTATTTTATTGTTAGAGTAATTACGGTTGAAGGAAGAAATCATTTTGTGAAAAGAATGTTTGATAATTTTCAATATAACGTTGTTGAATTAAGCAGAATTAGATTCGGTAAACTTACTTTGAAAGATTTGCGAAGAGGCGAAAGCAGAATTTTAACAGAAAAAGAAATTAAATTTTTAATGAATAAAAATTAA